The Henckelia pumila isolate YLH828 chromosome 2, ASM3356847v2, whole genome shotgun sequence genome includes a window with the following:
- the LOC140878261 gene encoding uncharacterized protein, with translation MINGILQDYRIWNFHGEKLTVRDHDSFNNEFQDSVQQVFEFISHEPVVQEMLCDAFGMHEGSTSNENNIGASTSHTSMESNVKDFYQLIEDGKQQLYVGCTEFSKLTFLVELFQLKVSEKWSDISFTALLDFLCRVLPYDVHVPASFYEAKKLISKLGLHYEKIHACPNDFMIYWGETENEQACKVCHLSRWKNLQKPSKQSCKGRKKRILVKIPSKVFWYFPLKSRLQRLFMSSKTSESMQWHFKKRVSNGTLRHPADSQAWKAFDERHCEFASDPRNVRLGLTTDGFNPFKNQSTAHSTWPVVLLPYNLPPWECMKPHSIILSTLIPGPKAPGNDIDVYLRPLLTELKDLWENGIATYDACDKEMFQMRAALLWTISDFPGLGCLSGWNTYAKNACPTCADKTDALYLKHGKKWSFRGHRRFLPPDAEIRTMSSYGKPEHRELDLVPLSGSDVLRMTLNKNVVFGKSSASKPAAKIKTGSMEQMWRKKSIFFSLPYWEFNLIRQNLDPMHIEKNVCDNIVGTLLDDSTKSKDNYAARKDLKILGIMKQLWPRTQPDGAEYLPPACFCLTKAEKKIFCSVLKDIRVPDSLSSDISKCVDIGRCRIMGLKSHDCHIMIEQFLPIALRRVLSKKVTAPLIVLCEYFRAVCAKSLQEQELQKAKRELFWLYVN, from the coding sequence ATGATAAATGGTATCTTACAAGATTATCGGATCTGGAATTTTCATGGGGAAAAACTAACAGTACGAGATCATGATAGTTTCAACAATGAATTTCAGGATTCGGTTCAACAAGTTTTTGAATTTATTAGCCATGAGCCCGTGGTACAAGAGatgttatgtgatgcatttGGAATGCACGAAGGTTCTACAAGTAATGAAAACAATATTGGCGCATCGACGAGTCATACATCAATGGAGTCTAATGTGAAAGATTTTTATCAATTAATAGAGGATGGGAAACAACAGTTATATGTCGGTTGCACAGAGTTTTCTAAACTAACGTTCCTTGTTGAGTTATTTCAATTGAAAGTGAGTGAAAAATGGAGTGATATTTCATTTACGGCATTGTTGGACTTTCTTTGTCGAGTACTTCCATATGATGTTCATGTGCCTGCGTCTTTTTATGAAGCAAAGAAATTAATTTCTAAATTAGGACTTCATTATGAAAAGATACATGCTTGTCCAAATGATTTCATGATTTATTGGGGGGAGACTGAGAATGAGCAAGCTTGCAAAGTGTGTCACCTTTCAAGATGGAAAAATTTGCAGAAACCGTCGAAGCAGTCATGTAAAGGTAGGAAAAAACGTATTTTGGTTAAAATTCCATCCAAGGTCTTTTGGTATTTTCCATTGAAATCAAGACTGCAACGATTATTCATGTCATCCAAGACATCTGAGAGTATGCAGTGGCATTTCAAGAAGCGTGTGTCTAATGGAACTCTGAGGCACCCAGCTGATTCTCAAGCATGGAAGGCGTTTGATGAACGACATTGTGAATTTGCTTCTGATCCTAGAAACGTACGTTTGGGACTCACCACCGATGGATTTAATCCATTTAAAAATCAAAGTACTGCGCATAGTACTTGGCCTGTTGTCCTATTGCCTTACAATTTGCCACCTTGGGAATGCATGAAGCCTCATTCTATCATATTATCCACACTTATTCCAGGTCCAAAAGCACCTGGAAATGATATCGATGTGTATTTACGCCCTTTGTTGACTGAATTGAAAGATTTGTGGGAAAATGGGATTGCTACATATGACGCTTGTGACAAGGAAATGTTTCAAATGCGGGCCGCATTACTTTGGACAATCAGTGACTTTCCTGGTTTGGGATGCTTATCTGGATGGAATACATATGCAAAGAACGCATGTCCAACTTGTGCTGATAAGACTGATGCATTGTACTTGAAGCATGGTAAAAAATGGTCATTTAGAGGGCATCGTCGTTTTCTACCACCTGATGCAGAAATTCGAACAATGTCCAGTTATGGCAAGCCAGAGCATCGTGAGTTAGACTTGGTGCCACTATCTGGATCTGATGTTCTTAGAATGACTTTGAACAAGAATGTGGTTTTTGGTAAGAGTAGTGCTTCAAAACCAGCTGCGAAAATAAAAACCGGGTCAATGGAACAAATGTGGAGAAAAAAAAGTATATTTTTCAGCTTACCATATTGGGAATTTAATTTGATTCGACAAAATCTGGATCCGATGCACATTGAAAAAAATGTTTGTGATAACATTGTCGGAACACTTTTAGATGATTCCACAAAGAGTAAAGATAATTATGCCGCACGtaaagatttaaaaattttgggtatTATGAAACAATTATGGCCACGGACACAACCAGATGGTGCAGAGTATTTGCCAcctgcatgtttttgtttgaccaaagctgaaaaaaaaatattttgttctgTATTGAAAGATATCCGTGTTCCTGATAGTTTGTCTTCTGACATTTCAAAGTGTGTGGATATTGGACGTTGTAGGATCATGGGTCTAAAAAGTCATGATTGTCATATCATGATAGAGCAGTTCCTTCCAATAGCTCTTCGTCGCGTGTTGTCAAAAAAAGTGACCGCACCACTTATTGTTTTGTGTGAGTATTTTAGGGCAGTCTGTGCAAAGTCcttacaagaacaagaattaCAGAAGGCGAAGAGGGAGTTGTTTTGGCTTTATGTCAATTAG